The Haloarcula sp. H-GB4 genome segment CTTTAACCACGAACTGGCCGGCAAGACGCTCGTGTTCGATATCGAAGTCGTCGACGTCAGATAATCAGTCCGTCGTCGTCGGATAATCAGTCGCCCGTGTCATACTTGTAGGTCGCTTCGTCGGGGTCAATGCCGAAGTCTTCAGGACCCTCTTCTGGCTCGGGTTCCTCGGACTCGCCGGCGCTGGCCTGCTTGAACCGATTGCGGAGGTGGCCGGGCACCTCGAAGCGGTCGACAGCCACCCGAAGGGGCACCGCGTCTGGCTGGATGTTCTCCTGTTTGGTCGCGAGCCGGTCCCGGAGCGAGTCGGGGAGTTGCGCCGGTTCGATGCGCTCGAAGCCAAACTTCGCGAGGAACTCCGAGGCGTTCGTCAGCGAGTAGACGGTGTCAAACCCCTCGTCACCAGCGTATTCGACCAGTCGCTCGATGACGTGTGCGCCGACGCCCTGATTGCGCCATTCGGGCAGGACGCCGATACTGGTCAGTTCACAGACAGACACCTCGTCGCTCTTGTGGATACGGATGCGGCCGAATCCCGCCTTCTCGTGACTTTCCTCGTCGATAGCGACGACGTAGTCCCGGGATCTAAAAGCCGTCTCGTCCAGCCCCATCTCTTCAATACGGTCGAGCAACCAGACTTCCTCGCGG includes the following:
- a CDS encoding GNAT family N-acetyltransferase — translated: MYVRDAKNREEVWLLDRIEEMGLDETAFRSRDYVVAIDEESHEKAGFGRIRIHKSDEVSVCELTSIGVLPEWRNQGVGAHVIERLVEYAGDEGFDTVYSLTNASEFLAKFGFERIEPAQLPDSLRDRLATKQENIQPDAVPLRVAVDRFEVPGHLRNRFKQASAGESEEPEPEEGPEDFGIDPDEATYKYDTGD